The Bombyx mori chromosome 14, ASM3026992v2 DNA segment CAGTACAATGAGGCGCTCCAACGAGCAGTCAAACCCCGTCACGAACTCTGCGGGCGTGCCGCTACGTGTCCGTCTCGGCTTCGGGCGAGCAGGGCTTGGTGTCCTGCCCCCCGTGGAGAGGGGAGCTCTCCGCCTTATTAACGGAGACATCCTCGAGCGGGGTGGGGAGGAGGCGCGGGGGCGGCAGGGCTAGCTTTAGTTTGTGCCagaaccaggggtcggtccagAGCACGTAGGTGTTGATCCTAATGTAGGAGCGCAGCTCGGCGTCGAGAGGCAAGCGGTGCGGCGGCTCGAGGAACAGCAGCACGAGGCGCGGTATGATGTCACGCAGCGCGGCCGCGTGTGCCTGACGGAACTCTTGGCGCGCCCACTTGGAGCGCAGAAAGTGCCGGGAGACTACGATAAGGGTGCGGCGCGACGCTTGCACCGAGGCCGCGATCTGCACGTGGATCCACTCGCCCGGCGCCCAGTCGCGGTAGTGCAGGCACAGCCGGTACCCGTGCCCCACTTCGAGCCGCTTCACGAGCTCTTCCACCACCgcctcgtcctcgtgcgcgtaCGACACGAATGCATCGAACCGACGCCCGTCGTCCGGCTCCGGCCGCCGTGGCAACCAGCCCAGTCGCAGCAGCAGCACCTTGATTCTAAGCCGCATCTCGGGTCGCATCACGCAGCCGGCTGTAACTGCGACCATCACTGCCAACAAAGCCAGCGCGCTGATCAATGACGTGGCGACGACCAATGCTGAACTACATTCGCTGGGATCCCCATTCTGTGCTTCTTTAAGAGAAGTCCCGTCGTCGCACGTTGCTTGCTCCATGTCGCGCACATGAGGTCCTAGCTTCGTCACCAAGTCGTACCCGTAACATGTGCAGTCCAGCGAATTGTTGGCGATCCACAGAGGGACAGTTGATAACTTCGAAGCAGTCGGGCCGTCCAATCTATGCAGAGAGTTGTTTCTCAGGTCCAACTCCTGTCAAAAGGAAATACTGATTTATCAGAGTTCATCGTTACATGTACTTGAAGCCGCAGCTTTCATTACTCCGAAATCGGATCCCGTTAAATTAACATTTGGAGTCGACCAGTACTCACCAATATCGTGTCGGGCAGATCCTGAAGCCGAACGGTCTGGATGTGGTTGTGGGCGAGCATTAAGCGCCACACGGGAGCCTCTTTGAACTTCAGACGCGATGGCATTTCGTCCAGACCCGCGCCCTCACATGACGCGGTCGCCACCACACCAAGCGAGAGGTCAAGGCGTACGGAGCAAGTGCAGCCCTCCTGGTCCTCACACAGGCTCGATTCCGCACACTCCAGAGATTCCCGTTCCAACGCATCCGCTAGTGAACCACGCTCCTCCTCCCTACACAGGAGCTCTACGGAATCTTGTGCTTGAGTGCTGAGGTCCCCGAACGCCAGTGCCGTCCAGTAGTCCGAGCAGTCGCACGGTAAAGTTGCTCTCAATATTATCTTGACCTgaacataacaataaaattattgcaaGTGAATGATTGCCCGGCGCCAACTTCCTATACTGATGTGCACAAAACCAAGCGTGGGCTGACCGATGCAGATGCCAGGTCGGCGATCACAGACTTGTAGTTCCCCGCGTCGACGGTGAGCTCGGTGACGGGCGTGCCGTTGAAGTTCACGGTCAGCTctttggatccagagtgctcGTAGTGGAAATCCAGGTACTGTAACAATTGAATAGTGTACTGTTACAGTGGAGAACCGAGCGAGCGACCGTCAGCCGTAGTACCAGGATGGACACTCACCGACAGGGAGGTGATGTTTGTGTAGGAGAGATCGAGAAGACGGAGTTGCTTCATGGAGGTTCGCCAGTCGCTGCACACGTGAGACACACCCGTGTGACCCAGTCTGAGCTCTTCCAACTCCGTCAGCGCTTTTAGCGGGGAAGTGCCTGCGAGGGAGGAGACTAAGCGTCAGAGCTCTATTAGAAGCTGAGTGTAGTCGTGAATTAAAGGAGATAAAAAAAGACGGTAAATACACTCACCAGAGACGATGAACGCATCAGAACCACCGGAGCAGAGATCAAGTAGAGGCGGGTTGTGGGAAAGATTGAGATCCTGTAGGGAGACTAGCGAGCCCAGAGTCCCCACAGCCGCCGCCTGCAGCTTGTTGTTGGATAGATTGAGTTCTTTCAGGTTCCGTAAGTTCGAAAATAAGCCACTGTAATTGGATTttgattatctatactaatattataaagaggaaagatttgtttgtttgtttgtattgaataggctccgaaactactgaaccgatttgaaaaattctttcactgtttggaagctacactattcccgagtgacataggctataatattttttgaaaaaaattagggttaaattaataaattaaaactcctataatgtaacccaaggtgtaaaaaaattacctaaaatattctttacatcgggtgccctgcgaaaactattgatgatagaataaaataatgtactacgactttgtagaacccattattatctacaaaaagtgtcgtgacagcatatgtctaactattatagttatgccgcaataagtgttcttttgaaaattttgttaaagacctgaACGGAGCCGGAACGCTAGTTTACAATAATTGGATAAACAAGTTTGCAAGTACCAATATCGTCGGCACGTCCAGTTTTAATCCAAtagattttttacaaaaaataaatacataatataaaactatTGATTATTGAATAttgattgaaaattttgtttcattaaaatgattctaacattgaaatgtaatttcttgttataaataatgtacCTTGGTAATGTTTGTAGTTTGTTGTGGGATAAATCAATGATCCGCAGATTTCTATTCTCCTTAAAGAGATCAACAGGTAATGTGTCAATCTGGCAGGAAGTGAGACCTAGATCTTCGAGATTTTCTGCGCCGTCCAGCAGACCGGGAGTCACAGACTTCTGACGAGCGAAGCTCATTCGAAACTCGCGCAACTTTTTACAGTGCGATAACCATCTACGGGGGGGAGCCGGCTCCTCGCCGACCCAGCCTCGCAGCTGCAGCAGCTCCACGTCGTCACACCGCGCGGAGAGGTCCGTCTCGTTCCAGTTCACGAGCACGAGACGTCGAATCGAGCGCGGCCTGGACGCCGCCGGAAACGACACCCTCCTCGCGTCTAGCACCACGCTCTCCAACGAGCCAGCCGTCAACGCGCTCACCGTCACTGATTCCTTTTCGTGCACCACGAGGGCTCGCAGCTGATCGAGACCGCTTAGATCTAATCGCGTCTCACCGACAAACCAAAGCTGGAGCGAATGCAACGTTGGCGGAAATTGTAGGGACGCCATCTGCACGCGGTTGAGCTGCAGCATACGCAAGTTGACGAGAGGCAGCAAAGCACCAGCCTCGACCCTGAGAGGCATGCCTCTGGTCCCTTCGAGGTCAAGTCGCAAGAGGTGCTCGAGGCCCCGCAGGTGCAGCGCGGAGAGCGAGCCGGGCGGCGTGTCCTTGAGGGACAGGCGCTCGAGGACGGAGATGTTGAGGGCTCCGAGAGCGTCCGCCAGCGAGTCGGCTCCGATGCTGCACCTTCGAAGCGTCACGTTGAGGACGCGCGCGCCGCCGTCGAACGACGGCATCCCCGCACCGCCCAGCGCCACGCCCTCGGGACACTCCAGCTCCACATACTGAGCCTCCGAGAAGTTTATCACTAGGTTCTGACCTGAAAAGAATATATACGAAAAGGATTAGCACAAAAGGGTATACATACATAGCGCATCATAATTTACCACTAAACTTAATGGTAAACCAGGCCTGCCCGTGAGCGTCGGTGGCATCACAAATATGTTTAGGGAACACTTTGCGGTTAGTTCGCCATTGAGACCATCACAGTCAGGGTTTGTGGATGATTCTCAGGGGCGGATAGTTACTGCTAGGTTTACGGCTAACGAAGTTAGAAAAGTTATTAACTCCATGTCACGGGGTAAGTCTCCGGGTCATGACGAGCTGAGCATagaacaccttttttttttattgcctttgtaggcagacgagcatacggcccacctgatggtgagtggttaccgtcgcccatggacttcagcaatgccaggggcagagccaagccgctgcctaccgtacctAAAGTATGCCGGTGTACACTTGCCTCGAGTCTTGGTTATGTTCTACAATTTATGTATGGGACACTTCTACTTGCCTGAGGAGATGTTGAAGACTGTGGTGATGCCAATTGCGAAGAATAGGACCGGGGATATATGTGATAAAATCAATTACAGACCTATCTCGCTGGCAACTATCATAGCGCAAGTGCTTGACAGTTTGCTTAACATACAACTTGATAAATATCTTCAGATACATGATAACCAGTTTGGTTTTAAATCAGGAATGTCTACAGAAATAGCCGTATTGTGTTTGAAGCAAACTGTCAAGTACTATACTGATCGAAAAACTCCAAATTTTGCCTGTTTCCTCGATTTATCAAAGGCATTCGACCTGGTTTGTTATGACATCTTATGGCAAAAACTGAATAATACTAAAATGCCGAATGAACTAGTACAGATATTCAAATATTGGTACGCCAACCAGTTGAACGTGGTACGATGGTCGGGTGTCTGTTCGAGGCCATACAGGATGTACCtacatattgatgaaatatgTCTCAACAATATGAGTTATGCTGATGACATGGTGCTGGTGAGTGTATCGGTCTGTGGGCTGTCTAAGCTGCTTGGCATATGTGAAAGGTATGCTCTAAGTCACGGTCTGGTGTATAATACAAAGAAGAGTGAGTGTATGGTGTTTCAGGCCAGAGGCAGGTGTCTGGATAACATTCCCTCCGTCAAACTGAATGGTACGCCACTGCGCAGAGTAGATACGTTTAAATACCTAGGACACTTTGTAACCTCTGACCTGAGGGATGATGCAGACATTGAGCGGGAGCGGAGAGCGCTGTCTGTAAGAGCTAATATGATCGCCCGCAGGTTCGCTCGATGTTCGCGGGATgtcaaaattattctatttaGAGCGTTTTGTACGTCCTTCTATACGTGCAGCCTGTGGGTGCTCTATAGTCAAAAGCAGTACAGCGCCTTACGCGTCCAATACAACAATGCGTTCAGGGTGTTGTTGGGGCTGCCTCGGTTCTGTAGCGCGTCGGGAATGTTCGCCGAGGCACGAGTCGACTGTTTCTTTACGACCATGCAGAAAAGGTGCACATCCCTGATTCGCCGGGTCCGGGTCAGCCCTAACAGCATCCTGAAGGCATTAACAGAAggttatgactgtcggtacttgaaccattgtaccgtggttcacttgcggactaaataataataataatggttggttcgaagtaagtatcagttgaatggaatatttgaaatgtattcaactgataattatttttaataaatgtatcttttttatttgattggttttgttaattttaagtatgtttcaatgatactatgtacacatatggacttgatgttgtctgaaataaaataaatcattaattcattcataatcctaatttatataattgtagTAGATAATCATAGACATATTTTTCTAATGCACATCTATAGttagtacttttatttatttgattagttCTACCagcaaagtgatcatcaattaaaaaaatctacaaattGAACTTCACATCAATAAATTATAGGAGCCTAGATGTGTCCTTCACTGTCGAAGTCGCCTCAAAGTGTTGGCGCCAGCGACGACAGACCAGCTTTTGAAAGAGTACGGCTGCGGCTGCGCTTTTCGTGAAGGTTCGCTTTGatacttatatttttattattttttctatactaataatattataaagctgaagagtttgtttgtttgaacgcgctaatctcaggaactactggtccgattagagaaattctttcagtgttagatagcccatttattggaAGGCTATATaggctataacatcacgctaagataagagcgccaataaagaatatttcaaattcGGGGTTTTTTCCCCTTTCCAGAGCTTCCGCTGCTTGtactgcggaaacggttaaagtttcgttaaaataatgtatgacagaattgttcccctttaaaagatctaaaaaaagtccgcgacagcatatgtctatatgttaaggttggctgactataacgttttttatgctaaccaaatttgttctaaaataaagcattatttgtgaaggtgtttttatgaagatgatattaatccctatccaaaaaaatacattattcattacaattatttaattttaaagaaattaaccCACATTTGATTTTAATGAGTATCTCGCTATGAGTATTTTAATGAGTATGAGAAGATATCGCGtatacct contains these protein-coding regions:
- the LOC101735468 gene encoding protein toll isoform X1; the encoded protein is MRLLLMALCAWWLRPGVQAARPACGRARDCVAGHHLNDEFFFTVHGQNLVINFSEAQYVELECPEGVALGGAGMPSFDGGARVLNVTLRRCSIGADSLADALGALNISVLERLSLKDTPPGSLSALHLRGLEHLLRLDLEGTRGMPLRVEAGALLPLVNLRMLQLNRVQMASLQFPPTLHSLQLWFVGETRLDLSGLDQLRALVVHEKESVTVSALTAGSLESVVLDARRVSFPAASRPRSIRRLVLVNWNETDLSARCDDVELLQLRGWVGEEPAPPRRWLSHCKKLREFRMSFARQKSVTPGLLDGAENLEDLGLTSCQIDTLPVDLFKENRNLRIIDLSHNKLQTLPSGLFSNLRNLKELNLSNNKLQAAAVGTLGSLVSLQDLNLSHNPPLLDLCSGGSDAFIVSVSSLAGTSPLKALTELEELRLGHTGVSHVCSDWRTSMKQLRLLDLSYTNITSLSYLDFHYEHSGSKELTVNFNGTPVTELTVDAGNYKSVIADLASASVKIILRATLPCDCSDYWTALAFGDLSTQAQDSVELLCREEERGSLADALERESLECAESSLCEDQEGCTCSVRLDLSLGVVATASCEGAGLDEMPSRLKFKEAPVWRLMLAHNHIQTVRLQDLPDTILELDLRNNSLHRLDGPTASKLSTVPLWIANNSLDCTCYGYDLVTKLGPHVRDMEQATCDDGTSLKEAQNGDPSECSSALVVATSLISALALLAVMVAVTAGCVMRPEMRLRIKVLLLRLGWLPRRPEPDDGRRFDAFVSYAHEDEAVVEELVKRLEVGHGYRLCLHYRDWAPGEWIHVQIAASVQASRRTLIVVSRHFLRSKWARQEFRQAHAAALRDIIPRLVLLFLEPPHRLPLDAELRSYIRINTYVLWTDPWFWHKLKLALPPPRLLPTPLEDVSVNKAESSPLHGGQDTKPCSPEAETDT
- the LOC101735468 gene encoding protein toll isoform X2, whose protein sequence is MRLLLMALCAWWLRPGVQAARPACGRARDCVAGHHLNDEFFFTVHGQNLVINFSEAQYVELECPEGVALGGAGMPSFDGGARVLNVTLRRCSIGADSLADALGALNISVLERLSLKDTPPGSLSALHLRGLEHLLRLDLEGTRGMPLRVEAGALLPLVNLRMLQLNRVQMASLQFPPTLHSLQLWFVGETRLDLSGLDQLRALVVHEKESVTVSALTAGSLESVVLDARRVSFPAASRPRSIRRLVLVNWNETDLSARCDDVELLQLRGWVGEEPAPPRRWLSHCKKLREFRMSFARQKSVTPGLLDGAENLEDLGLTSCQIDTLPVDLFKENRNLRIIDLSHNKLQTLPSGLFSNLRNLKELNLSNNKLQAAAVGTLGSLVSLQDLNLSHNPPLLDLCSGGSDAFIVSGTSPLKALTELEELRLGHTGVSHVCSDWRTSMKQLRLLDLSYTNITSLSYLDFHYEHSGSKELTVNFNGTPVTELTVDAGNYKSVIADLASASVKIILRATLPCDCSDYWTALAFGDLSTQAQDSVELLCREEERGSLADALERESLECAESSLCEDQEGCTCSVRLDLSLGVVATASCEGAGLDEMPSRLKFKEAPVWRLMLAHNHIQTVRLQDLPDTILELDLRNNSLHRLDGPTASKLSTVPLWIANNSLDCTCYGYDLVTKLGPHVRDMEQATCDDGTSLKEAQNGDPSECSSALVVATSLISALALLAVMVAVTAGCVMRPEMRLRIKVLLLRLGWLPRRPEPDDGRRFDAFVSYAHEDEAVVEELVKRLEVGHGYRLCLHYRDWAPGEWIHVQIAASVQASRRTLIVVSRHFLRSKWARQEFRQAHAAALRDIIPRLVLLFLEPPHRLPLDAELRSYIRINTYVLWTDPWFWHKLKLALPPPRLLPTPLEDVSVNKAESSPLHGGQDTKPCSPEAETDT